In the Candidatus Rhodoblastus alkanivorans genome, one interval contains:
- a CDS encoding SufB/SufD family protein, producing the protein MMGALLQNPTQAEQDLLASFTLEQAGGERKAAFERFARAGLPSRRNEAWHYTDLRARLRAAPPRAKKPDAVALERAKEKLAPVDRLRIVTLDGFFVPELSDDFSFTRGVTLRPLTDNDPVLKRLAEDADDALLDLNAAFAEGGAVLEIAPDVQMDAVLEVVALGGATGAVSRYGRLFVVLGDGARASVLETRAEGGEGFGDSAIFLSLGRGAELDYACRAREGAAVEVQTFVARLEAEAHLRAVAFVGGAPFLRRQLFVSCAGENAEVYLAGAALLRGREHADTTLVLTHDAPSCISRETFKYVLADQSNGVFQGKIVVPPHAQKTDGKMLCRGLLLSDDAAMSSKPELEIFADDVACGHGAACARLDASQLFYMESRGVPREEAQAILVEAFAAEAFDILDDEELRDLLTADLARLLAGGGFA; encoded by the coding sequence ATGATGGGCGCCCTGTTGCAAAATCCAACCCAGGCCGAGCAGGACCTGCTTGCGAGCTTCACGCTCGAACAGGCGGGCGGCGAGCGCAAGGCGGCCTTCGAGCGTTTCGCCCGCGCTGGCCTGCCGTCGCGCCGCAACGAGGCCTGGCATTACACCGATCTGCGCGCCAGGTTGCGCGCCGCCCCGCCGCGCGCGAAAAAGCCTGACGCTGTGGCGCTGGAACGGGCGAAGGAAAAGCTCGCGCCGGTCGATCGCCTTCGGATCGTGACCTTGGACGGCTTTTTCGTTCCTGAACTGTCCGACGATTTTTCCTTCACGCGCGGCGTCACGCTTCGTCCGCTGACCGATAACGATCCTGTGCTCAAGCGTCTCGCCGAGGACGCCGACGACGCCTTGCTCGACTTGAACGCAGCCTTTGCCGAAGGCGGGGCCGTGCTTGAGATCGCGCCCGACGTCCAGATGGACGCGGTTTTGGAGGTGGTCGCGCTCGGCGGCGCGACGGGCGCGGTCAGCCGCTATGGCCGGCTTTTTGTCGTGCTCGGCGACGGCGCGCGCGCTTCGGTGCTGGAGACGCGCGCCGAGGGCGGCGAGGGCTTTGGCGACAGCGCGATCTTTCTGTCGCTTGGCCGCGGCGCTGAGCTCGACTACGCCTGCCGCGCGCGAGAGGGCGCCGCGGTCGAGGTGCAGACTTTCGTCGCGCGGCTGGAGGCGGAGGCGCATCTGCGCGCGGTCGCCTTCGTCGGCGGCGCGCCCTTCCTGCGCCGTCAGCTGTTCGTTTCCTGCGCCGGCGAAAACGCTGAAGTTTATCTCGCGGGCGCTGCTCTGCTGCGCGGGCGGGAGCATGCCGACACCACGCTTGTGCTGACCCATGACGCGCCGTCCTGCATCAGCCGCGAGACCTTCAAATATGTTCTCGCCGATCAATCGAATGGCGTGTTCCAGGGCAAGATCGTCGTCCCGCCGCACGCGCAAAAGACGGACGGCAAGATGTTGTGCCGTGGGCTTTTGCTCTCGGACGACGCCGCCATGTCGTCCAAGCCCGAGCTGGAAATCTTTGCCGACGACGTCGCCTGCGGCCATGGCGCGGCCTGCGCGCGGCTCGACGCCAGCCAGCTCTTTTACATGGAGTCGCGCGGCGTTCCGCGCGAAGAGGCTCAGGCCATATTGGTCGAGGCCTTCGCGGCCGAAGCTTTTGACATTCTCGACGACGAGGAATTGCGCGATTTGCTCACGGCCGATCTTGCGCGTCTGCTTGCCGGGGGAGGTTTCGCATGA
- the sufC gene encoding Fe-S cluster assembly ATPase SufC — protein MLEIENLHVSVAGKKIIDGLSLKVADGEVAAIMGPNGSGKSTLSYVVAGRPNYEVTEGAVRLDGVDLLDKTPAERAALGLFLVFQYPLEIPGVATMTFLKAAINAQRKAREEGELSTPDFMKKVREAAKKLNIPQDMLKRPVNLGFSGGEKKRMEILQMALLEPKFAILDEMDSGLDIDALRVCAEGVNALRSKERGLLVITHYQRLLDYIAPDTVHVMSHGRIVKSGGPELALELEKSGYADYAEEAA, from the coding sequence ATGCTCGAAATCGAAAATCTCCACGTTTCCGTCGCCGGCAAGAAGATCATCGACGGCCTTTCGCTCAAAGTCGCGGATGGCGAGGTCGCCGCGATCATGGGGCCGAACGGCTCCGGCAAATCGACCTTGTCCTATGTCGTCGCCGGCCGCCCGAATTACGAAGTCACCGAAGGTGCGGTCCGGCTCGATGGCGTCGATCTGCTCGACAAGACGCCCGCCGAGCGCGCCGCGCTCGGCCTGTTCCTCGTCTTCCAATATCCGCTCGAAATTCCTGGCGTCGCGACCATGACTTTTCTGAAGGCCGCGATCAACGCTCAGCGCAAGGCGCGCGAGGAGGGTGAGCTTTCGACGCCCGATTTCATGAAAAAGGTGCGCGAGGCGGCCAAGAAGCTCAATATTCCGCAGGACATGCTCAAGCGCCCGGTGAACCTTGGCTTTTCCGGCGGCGAGAAGAAGCGCATGGAAATCCTGCAGATGGCGTTGCTTGAACCGAAATTCGCCATTCTCGACGAAATGGATTCCGGCCTCGACATCGACGCGCTGCGCGTCTGCGCCGAGGGCGTCAACGCTTTGCGCTCGAAGGAGCGCGGTCTGCTGGTTATCACCCATTACCAGCGCCTGCTCGACTATATTGCGCCCGACACGGTGCATGTGATGTCCCACGGCCGTATCGTAAAAAGCGGCGGGCCGGAACTGGCGCTGGAGTTGGAAAAGAGCGGCTATGCCGATTATGCCGAAGAGGCCGCATGA